The Daphnia pulex isolate KAP4 chromosome 3, ASM2113471v1 genome includes a region encoding these proteins:
- the LOC124190581 gene encoding zinc finger and BTB domain-containing protein 4-like isoform X1, which translates to MPAAAAIGPDGQIMRPRKGRPPKGGYPYPYPASTDPARTIYIGKNNARHWADLKTRLGYNGDVDFVSFLLRLAEERLSQEEQVCEKPKHRNQINGNRVDQLQQQQQQQQVQHHHQRAGGSVVPSGDDVVVVASHPHHHQQHQQQQQQHDLELRRASSSSSTRRGPNDEPKEHDNNGGPSAHPHKKLKMEEAAAAAAAAAGGAATSVAVDDDEEDEEEDEEHPHHHGYDYHHADGVSAAAAAAVAAAAAFSAHNGGNRHGPSVGDQQQQHASYPSDDDDDDNMVDEEDDNSLANTSTAGDHDQGGEYICNFCNKSFLRPTYLNVHRTYGCPANPDRCRPQCHVCGKDFSQPQKLKAHIEAEHAGSDFGHCDDGSNISGGLSGGGGGTHHPCKACPAVFTTRAALRRHLGEIHGQGASGTCVCDQCGKLFQTKSNLKIHLLTHSGVKPFKCPETECGLGFSTKQCLQVHLRKAHGFSEDNMPTVQRSIPYTFDAYSGGVIKDPGRGKLPDLPPTTPTRLHQHLDPSGQQVLFDTVDDGSNPPGTPRASYPIPEMPRRGRKPGWRKANSVNGGGAIGGVSGGHGGLSSQNSSLSDEILHKLRQDKDHNDHGLNSGPLPSFTSSAAAVVAELAIQSLAAAAAAAAAAGAGSSPPDHHADLNSPAGGGGRQPVNYHNSPGPMPMTPEPQAMALNLAASRNQSTYGESNYPPASPSPWQQQQQQQHFEDNYPSLARPQAARATPGPGQQQQQTPTAFYPERPASCYSFDGNQQQQQQQQQQSYNAGQLLQPPPTPGSMTYSNKLPPASPNPSSQQQQQDPSRCGTPSLSSSEPSFARFAATAAAAAAAAAAVSAVSGGGSSSTTSAAAAGSSSQRCPPSTTSPGSAAAGAGSSSTTTSSSSSGSASGSGGTNPYPSPAPSPGYAAVTSRVFSSSYAGLQNWGNVNMQGLSGYSQTYPLPPPSPYPRNHPYGGYY; encoded by the exons ATGCCAGCAGCGGCAGCGATCGGTCCCGATGGGCAGATTATGCGCCCGAGAAAGGGTCGACCGCCCAAAGGTGGTTACCCGTATCCGTATCCGGCCTCGACCGATCCCGCCCGCACCATCTACATCGGCAAGAACAACGCCCGCCACTGGGCCGATCTCAAAACTCGGCTCGGATACAATGGCGACGTCGATTTCGTCTCTTTTCTACTCCGACTGGCAGAGGAACGTCTCAG ccaagAGGAGCAGGTATGCGAGAAGCCAAAGCACCGCAATCAAATCAACGGCAACCGGGTCGATCaacttcaacagcagcagcagcaacagcaagtccagcatcatcatcaaaggGCCGGCGGCAGTGTTGTGCCCTCTGGAGacgatgtcgtcgtcgtcgccagTCATCCGCACCATCAtcagcagcaccagcaacaacaacaacaacacgacctTGAGTTGAGACGCGCCTCCTCATCTTCCTCGACTCGCCGTGGACCCAACGACGAACCCAAAGAACACGACAACAATGGAGGCCCTTCCGCTCATCCGCACAAGAAACTCAAAATGGAAGAAgcggctgcagcagcagcagcggcggccggAGGAGCTGCGACATCCGTCGCTGTggacgacgatgaagaagatgaggaagaagacgaagagcATCCGCATCACCACGGCTACGATTACCATCACGCGGATGGAGTTTCCGCggctgccgccgccgcagtCGCAGCTGCAGCCGCTTTCTCCGCTCACAACGGCGGCAATCGGCACGGTCCGTCTGTTGgcgaccaacaacaacaacacgccaGTTACCCGTcggacgacgatgacgatgacaaTATGGTCGACGAGGAAGACGACAATAGTCTGGCCAACACGTCCACTGCCGGCGATCACGACCAAGGCGGCGAATACATTTGCAATTTCTGCAACAAG AGTTTCTTGCGACCGACTTATCTGAACGTTCATCGGACGTACGGCTGCCCGGCCAATCCCGACCGTTGCCGCCCTCAGTGCCACGTCTGTGGCAAAGATTTTTCGCAGCCGCAGAAACTCAAGGCTCACATTGAAGCCGAACACGCCGGCAGCGATTTCGGACATTGCG ATGACGGGTCCAACATCAGCGGAGGTTTGTCCGGCGGTGGCGGAGGTACCCATCATCCGTGCAAAGCCTGTCCGGCCGTCTTTACCACACGAGCCGCTCTGAGACGTCATCTGGGCGAGATTCACGGACAAGGCGCATCGGGAACATGCGTCTGTGACCAGTGCGGCAAACTCTTCCAGACGAAATCCAATTTGAAAATCCACTTGTTGACTCATTCCGGAGTCAAACCGTTCAA gtgtccGGAAACGGAATGCGGATTAGGTTTCTCCACCAAGCAGTGCTTGCAGGTCCATTTGCGCAAAGCTCACGGGTTCAGCGAGGATAACATGCCGACGGTGCAGCGCAGCATCCCGTACACGTTCGACGCCTATTCCGGTGGCGTCATCAAGGATCCGGGGCGAGGCAAATTACCCGATCTGCCGCCGACGACACCCACCCGCTTGCATCAGCACCTCGATCCTAGCGGCCAGCAGGTGCTGTTCGATACCGTGGAT GATGGATCGAATCCGCCAGGAACGCCCCGAGCTTCGTACCCAATCCCCGAGATGCCGCGACGGGGTAGAAAACCCGGATGGCGGAAGGCCAATTCCGTCAACGGAGGTGGTGCCATAGGAGGAGTGAGTGGAGGTCACGGCGGCCTATCGTCTCAGAATTCGAGTCTGTCGGACGAGATCCTGCACAAATTGAGGCAGGACAAGGACCACAACGACCACGGGCTCAATTCCGGCCCTTTGCCGTCATTTACCTCGTCGGCGGCGGCCGTCGTGGCTGAGCTGGCCATCCAAAGTttagcggcggcggccgctgcagcagctgctgcaggTGCCGGCAGTTCACCGCCGGACCATCACGCTGATCTCAATTCTCCGGCTGGCGGCGGTGGACGACAACCGGTCAACTACCACAACAGCCCCGGTCCAATGCCAATGACTCCCGAGCCACAAGCCATGGCGCTCAATTTGGCAGCTTCACGCAATCAGAGCACGTACGGTGAGTCCAATTACCCGCCGGCCAGTCCGTCAccttggcagcagcagcaacaacagcaacatttcGAGGACAATTATCCATCGCTGGCCCGTCCGCAAGCGGCGCGGGCCACTCCAGGACCtggtcaacaacaacaacaaactccTACAGCCTTTTATCCGGAGCGACCGGCCAGTTGTTATTCGTTTGACGgtaatcagcagcagcaacaacaacaacaacagcagagctACAATGCCGGACAACTCCTTCAACCGCCCCCTACACCGGGATCGATGACTTACAGTAACAAACTTCCGCCAGCTTCTCCCAATCCATcgtctcagcagcagcaacaagatCCTTCCCGATGCGGCACTCCGTCGCTGAGCAGTTCCGAACCTTCGTTCGCCCGTTTCGCCGCAACGGCTGCGGCCGCcgcagctgcagctgctgccgtTTCGGCCGTTTCCGGCGGCGGATCGTCTTCAACTACTTCGGCCGCTGCCGCTGGATCGTCTAGCCAACGTTGTCCTCCGTCAACGACGAGTCCAGGCTCGGCTGCGGCCGGAGCGGGCAGCAGCTCTACAAcgacttcatcttcttcttccggttCCGCCAGTGGCAGTGGCGGAACTAATCCGTATCCAAGTCCGGCACCGAGTCCAGGCTACGCTGCCGTCACTTCGCGCGTCTTCTCCAGCAGTTACGCCGGCCTTCAGAACTGGGGCAATGTCAACATGCAGGGTCTTTCCGGCTACTCGCAAACCTATCCGCTTCCTCCGCCGTCTCCCTACCCCCGTAATCATCCTTACGGCGGCTACTACTGA
- the LOC124190581 gene encoding zinc finger and BTB domain-containing protein 4-like isoform X2, which translates to MPAAAAIGPDGQIMRPRKGRPPKGGYPYPYPASTDPARTIYIGKNNARHWADLKTRLGYNGDVDFVSFLLRLAEERLSQEEQVCEKPKHRNQINGNRVDQLQQQQQQQQVQHHHQRAGGSVVPSGDDVVVVASHPHHHQQHQQQQQQHDLELRRASSSSSTRRGPNDEPKEHDNNGGPSAHPHKKLKMEEAAAAAAAAAGGAATSVAVDDDEEDEEEDEEHPHHHGYDYHHADGVSAAAAAAVAAAAAFSAHNGGNRHGPSVGDQQQQHASYPSDDDDDDNMVDEEDDNSLANTSTAGDHDQGGEYICNFCNKSFLRPTYLNVHRTYGCPANPDRCRPQCHVCGKDFSQPQKLKAHIEAEHAGSDFGHCDDGSNISGGLSGGGGGTHHPCKACPAVFTTRAALRRHLGEIHGQGASGTCVCDQCGKLFQTKSNLKIHLLTHSGVKPFKCPETECGLGFSTKQCLQVHLRKAHGFSEDNMPTVQRSIPYTFDAYSGGVIKDPGRGKLPDLPPTTPTRLHQHLDPSGQQDGSNPPGTPRASYPIPEMPRRGRKPGWRKANSVNGGGAIGGVSGGHGGLSSQNSSLSDEILHKLRQDKDHNDHGLNSGPLPSFTSSAAAVVAELAIQSLAAAAAAAAAAGAGSSPPDHHADLNSPAGGGGRQPVNYHNSPGPMPMTPEPQAMALNLAASRNQSTYGESNYPPASPSPWQQQQQQQHFEDNYPSLARPQAARATPGPGQQQQQTPTAFYPERPASCYSFDGNQQQQQQQQQQSYNAGQLLQPPPTPGSMTYSNKLPPASPNPSSQQQQQDPSRCGTPSLSSSEPSFARFAATAAAAAAAAAAVSAVSGGGSSSTTSAAAAGSSSQRCPPSTTSPGSAAAGAGSSSTTTSSSSSGSASGSGGTNPYPSPAPSPGYAAVTSRVFSSSYAGLQNWGNVNMQGLSGYSQTYPLPPPSPYPRNHPYGGYY; encoded by the exons ATGCCAGCAGCGGCAGCGATCGGTCCCGATGGGCAGATTATGCGCCCGAGAAAGGGTCGACCGCCCAAAGGTGGTTACCCGTATCCGTATCCGGCCTCGACCGATCCCGCCCGCACCATCTACATCGGCAAGAACAACGCCCGCCACTGGGCCGATCTCAAAACTCGGCTCGGATACAATGGCGACGTCGATTTCGTCTCTTTTCTACTCCGACTGGCAGAGGAACGTCTCAG ccaagAGGAGCAGGTATGCGAGAAGCCAAAGCACCGCAATCAAATCAACGGCAACCGGGTCGATCaacttcaacagcagcagcagcaacagcaagtccagcatcatcatcaaaggGCCGGCGGCAGTGTTGTGCCCTCTGGAGacgatgtcgtcgtcgtcgccagTCATCCGCACCATCAtcagcagcaccagcaacaacaacaacaacacgacctTGAGTTGAGACGCGCCTCCTCATCTTCCTCGACTCGCCGTGGACCCAACGACGAACCCAAAGAACACGACAACAATGGAGGCCCTTCCGCTCATCCGCACAAGAAACTCAAAATGGAAGAAgcggctgcagcagcagcagcggcggccggAGGAGCTGCGACATCCGTCGCTGTggacgacgatgaagaagatgaggaagaagacgaagagcATCCGCATCACCACGGCTACGATTACCATCACGCGGATGGAGTTTCCGCggctgccgccgccgcagtCGCAGCTGCAGCCGCTTTCTCCGCTCACAACGGCGGCAATCGGCACGGTCCGTCTGTTGgcgaccaacaacaacaacacgccaGTTACCCGTcggacgacgatgacgatgacaaTATGGTCGACGAGGAAGACGACAATAGTCTGGCCAACACGTCCACTGCCGGCGATCACGACCAAGGCGGCGAATACATTTGCAATTTCTGCAACAAG AGTTTCTTGCGACCGACTTATCTGAACGTTCATCGGACGTACGGCTGCCCGGCCAATCCCGACCGTTGCCGCCCTCAGTGCCACGTCTGTGGCAAAGATTTTTCGCAGCCGCAGAAACTCAAGGCTCACATTGAAGCCGAACACGCCGGCAGCGATTTCGGACATTGCG ATGACGGGTCCAACATCAGCGGAGGTTTGTCCGGCGGTGGCGGAGGTACCCATCATCCGTGCAAAGCCTGTCCGGCCGTCTTTACCACACGAGCCGCTCTGAGACGTCATCTGGGCGAGATTCACGGACAAGGCGCATCGGGAACATGCGTCTGTGACCAGTGCGGCAAACTCTTCCAGACGAAATCCAATTTGAAAATCCACTTGTTGACTCATTCCGGAGTCAAACCGTTCAA gtgtccGGAAACGGAATGCGGATTAGGTTTCTCCACCAAGCAGTGCTTGCAGGTCCATTTGCGCAAAGCTCACGGGTTCAGCGAGGATAACATGCCGACGGTGCAGCGCAGCATCCCGTACACGTTCGACGCCTATTCCGGTGGCGTCATCAAGGATCCGGGGCGAGGCAAATTACCCGATCTGCCGCCGACGACACCCACCCGCTTGCATCAGCACCTCGATCCTAGCGGCCAGCAG GATGGATCGAATCCGCCAGGAACGCCCCGAGCTTCGTACCCAATCCCCGAGATGCCGCGACGGGGTAGAAAACCCGGATGGCGGAAGGCCAATTCCGTCAACGGAGGTGGTGCCATAGGAGGAGTGAGTGGAGGTCACGGCGGCCTATCGTCTCAGAATTCGAGTCTGTCGGACGAGATCCTGCACAAATTGAGGCAGGACAAGGACCACAACGACCACGGGCTCAATTCCGGCCCTTTGCCGTCATTTACCTCGTCGGCGGCGGCCGTCGTGGCTGAGCTGGCCATCCAAAGTttagcggcggcggccgctgcagcagctgctgcaggTGCCGGCAGTTCACCGCCGGACCATCACGCTGATCTCAATTCTCCGGCTGGCGGCGGTGGACGACAACCGGTCAACTACCACAACAGCCCCGGTCCAATGCCAATGACTCCCGAGCCACAAGCCATGGCGCTCAATTTGGCAGCTTCACGCAATCAGAGCACGTACGGTGAGTCCAATTACCCGCCGGCCAGTCCGTCAccttggcagcagcagcaacaacagcaacatttcGAGGACAATTATCCATCGCTGGCCCGTCCGCAAGCGGCGCGGGCCACTCCAGGACCtggtcaacaacaacaacaaactccTACAGCCTTTTATCCGGAGCGACCGGCCAGTTGTTATTCGTTTGACGgtaatcagcagcagcaacaacaacaacaacagcagagctACAATGCCGGACAACTCCTTCAACCGCCCCCTACACCGGGATCGATGACTTACAGTAACAAACTTCCGCCAGCTTCTCCCAATCCATcgtctcagcagcagcaacaagatCCTTCCCGATGCGGCACTCCGTCGCTGAGCAGTTCCGAACCTTCGTTCGCCCGTTTCGCCGCAACGGCTGCGGCCGCcgcagctgcagctgctgccgtTTCGGCCGTTTCCGGCGGCGGATCGTCTTCAACTACTTCGGCCGCTGCCGCTGGATCGTCTAGCCAACGTTGTCCTCCGTCAACGACGAGTCCAGGCTCGGCTGCGGCCGGAGCGGGCAGCAGCTCTACAAcgacttcatcttcttcttccggttCCGCCAGTGGCAGTGGCGGAACTAATCCGTATCCAAGTCCGGCACCGAGTCCAGGCTACGCTGCCGTCACTTCGCGCGTCTTCTCCAGCAGTTACGCCGGCCTTCAGAACTGGGGCAATGTCAACATGCAGGGTCTTTCCGGCTACTCGCAAACCTATCCGCTTCCTCCGCCGTCTCCCTACCCCCGTAATCATCCTTACGGCGGCTACTACTGA